The Nitrospirales bacterium genome includes a window with the following:
- a CDS encoding class I SAM-dependent methyltransferase: MKIGGELGYRCLRWLKPGTANQDGTDPPFSYIQKVKQIVGQDGWESLRGKTILDFGCGSGDGCIEMAQHGATHVIGLDIRLHLLDVAKSSAERAGVADKCTFSDTTQEQVDVIVSIDAFEHFDNPMEILSTMNRLLAPDGSVIVSFGPTWYHPYGGHLFSIFPWSHLVFSESALIRWRSDFKHDGATRFSEVSGGLNMITIKRFEELVRQSNFSIESFRAVPIKPLTWAHNPITREFTTSAVECKLVKEPEGSRSCRTASTTPR, from the coding sequence ATGAAAATCGGTGGTGAGCTCGGTTATCGATGTCTGCGCTGGTTAAAGCCAGGAACAGCAAATCAGGATGGCACTGATCCTCCATTTTCCTATATTCAGAAAGTTAAACAGATCGTAGGCCAGGATGGGTGGGAAAGTTTACGTGGGAAAACCATCCTCGATTTTGGCTGTGGGAGCGGTGATGGATGTATTGAAATGGCTCAGCATGGGGCCACCCATGTGATTGGGCTTGATATTCGACTTCATTTGTTAGATGTCGCGAAAAGCTCGGCAGAAAGGGCAGGCGTCGCAGACAAATGCACGTTTAGTGATACCACGCAAGAGCAGGTCGATGTCATCGTGTCCATTGATGCATTCGAGCATTTTGACAATCCTATGGAAATCCTTTCGACGATGAATCGCCTCCTGGCTCCGGATGGAAGTGTGATTGTCTCCTTCGGTCCCACTTGGTACCATCCATACGGTGGGCATCTTTTTTCGATTTTTCCATGGTCGCATTTGGTCTTCAGTGAGTCTGCTCTAATTCGCTGGAGATCTGATTTCAAGCATGATGGCGCGACCCGTTTCTCCGAAGTCTCCGGCGGCCTGAACATGATAACGATCAAGCGATTCGAAGAATTGGTCCGGCAGAGCAATTTCTCCATCGAATCTTTTCGCGCAGTTCCGATAAAACCGTTGACCTGGGCCCACAATCCAATCACACGAGAGTTCACCACTTCGGCGGTCGAGTGTAAGCTTGTGAAGGAGCCCGAGGGATCCCGCTCTTGTCGGACTGCGAGTACAACGCCTCGTTAG